A region of Planococcus sp. MSAK28401 DNA encodes the following proteins:
- a CDS encoding heavy metal translocating P-type ATPase: protein MAIKQTELPITGMTCAACANRVEKGLQKLPGVSEATVNFATEKASVNFDDEQSNLNDLHQKVEQLGYGIQQEEVDFSIQGMTCANCSARIEKALNRMDGVENATINLALESGHVVYSPGTLTPEAFVQKIQSLGYDAVLEQDQQEATDYKEQEIKKKTRLFWISAAFSLPLLWTMFSHFTFTSWMYVPEFLMNPFVQWALATPVQFWVGATFYKGAYFALKNKSANMDVLVALGTSAAYFYSVYLVLANLGMGHNMGLYFETSAVLITLIVLGKVFEARAKGRSSDAIKKLMKLQPQHALVERGEEFISVSITDVKEGDILLIKPGASIPVDAAVVSGSSAVDESMLTGESLPVDKSAGDAVFAATVNANGSLKVRADKIGKDTVLSNIIRVVEQAQGSKAPIQRLADQISGIFVPIVVGIAIVTFLIWYFLVAPGDFGAALTSTIAVLVIACPCALGLATPTSIMAGSGRAAEQGVLFKTAESLETTKHIDTIVLDKTGTITNGKPVVTDFISVPDIDAEQVKRLVASAESESEHPVAQAIADFGAAGLAVSRFEAVPGHGIKAHVDGQDVWVGNRRLLDGIAVDEQAAEQLEQDGKTAMFIAIDGKYAGLIAVADTIKDSAKAAVEEMKRMGLRVVMLTGDQQRTADAIARQVGIDEVVAGVLPAEKAGHVAKLQEQGRKVAMAGDGLNDAPALATADIGMAMGTGTAIAMEAADITLMQGDLMRVADAVRMSRLTVRNIKQNLFWALAYNSVGIPIAAAGFLAPWLAGAAMAFSSVSVVMNALRLQRVKLNK from the coding sequence ATGGCAATAAAGCAAACGGAATTGCCGATCACCGGCATGACCTGTGCTGCGTGTGCGAATCGGGTCGAGAAAGGCTTGCAGAAGCTCCCTGGCGTGTCCGAGGCGACGGTCAATTTCGCAACTGAAAAAGCATCGGTCAATTTCGATGACGAACAATCCAATTTGAACGATTTGCATCAAAAAGTCGAACAGCTCGGCTATGGCATCCAGCAAGAAGAAGTCGATTTTTCGATCCAGGGCATGACCTGCGCAAACTGTTCAGCGCGAATCGAAAAGGCGCTGAACCGAATGGACGGTGTCGAAAACGCGACAATCAATTTGGCGCTAGAAAGCGGCCATGTGGTTTACAGCCCAGGCACTTTGACTCCTGAAGCTTTCGTCCAAAAAATCCAATCGCTCGGCTATGACGCCGTGCTCGAGCAGGACCAGCAGGAAGCGACCGATTACAAAGAACAGGAAATCAAGAAAAAGACTCGCCTTTTCTGGATATCTGCCGCTTTCTCACTGCCGCTCCTATGGACAATGTTCAGTCATTTCACATTTACGTCCTGGATGTATGTCCCTGAGTTCCTGATGAACCCGTTTGTGCAATGGGCGCTTGCGACGCCGGTGCAATTCTGGGTCGGCGCGACCTTCTATAAAGGCGCCTATTTCGCATTAAAAAACAAAAGCGCCAATATGGATGTATTGGTTGCACTCGGTACATCGGCCGCCTATTTCTACAGCGTCTATCTGGTCCTTGCAAACTTAGGGATGGGCCATAATATGGGCTTGTATTTCGAAACGAGTGCCGTCTTGATCACCTTGATCGTTCTCGGCAAAGTATTTGAAGCCCGCGCGAAAGGCCGCTCGTCCGATGCCATCAAGAAACTGATGAAGTTGCAGCCGCAGCATGCGCTAGTCGAACGCGGCGAAGAATTCATCAGTGTGTCGATTACAGATGTCAAAGAAGGCGATATCCTGTTGATCAAACCGGGCGCTTCGATTCCTGTCGATGCGGCGGTTGTTTCTGGCAGTTCCGCTGTTGACGAGTCGATGCTGACCGGGGAAAGCCTGCCGGTCGATAAGTCGGCGGGCGATGCGGTATTCGCCGCGACCGTCAATGCCAATGGTTCATTGAAAGTGCGCGCCGATAAGATCGGCAAAGACACGGTGTTATCGAATATCATCCGCGTTGTCGAACAGGCGCAAGGGTCGAAAGCGCCGATTCAACGGCTGGCTGACCAAATTTCAGGTATATTCGTGCCGATTGTTGTCGGCATTGCAATCGTGACGTTCTTGATCTGGTACTTCCTGGTCGCTCCGGGAGATTTCGGTGCAGCGCTGACCAGCACGATCGCCGTTCTCGTCATCGCCTGCCCTTGTGCGCTGGGACTTGCTACCCCGACGTCGATCATGGCCGGTTCTGGACGCGCCGCTGAACAAGGCGTGTTGTTTAAAACTGCCGAATCGCTGGAAACGACGAAACATATCGATACGATTGTGCTCGATAAAACCGGCACCATCACCAACGGCAAACCGGTCGTCACTGACTTTATCTCGGTGCCGGATATCGATGCCGAACAAGTCAAACGGCTTGTGGCAAGCGCGGAAAGCGAATCCGAGCACCCCGTTGCACAGGCAATTGCAGACTTCGGTGCTGCTGGGCTTGCGGTCAGCAGATTTGAAGCAGTTCCTGGACACGGCATCAAAGCGCATGTCGATGGCCAGGACGTTTGGGTCGGCAACCGCCGCTTGCTTGACGGCATCGCAGTCGACGAACAAGCGGCCGAACAATTGGAACAAGACGGCAAGACCGCGATGTTCATTGCCATCGACGGAAAATACGCGGGCCTTATCGCTGTCGCAGACACGATAAAAGATTCCGCAAAAGCCGCCGTTGAAGAAATGAAACGCATGGGGCTGCGCGTCGTCATGCTGACCGGCGACCAGCAGCGCACCGCCGATGCCATCGCCAGACAAGTCGGCATCGATGAAGTCGTAGCCGGCGTACTGCCTGCTGAAAAAGCCGGACATGTAGCGAAGTTGCAAGAACAAGGACGCAAAGTTGCGATGGCTGGAGACGGCTTAAACGATGCACCGGCACTTGCCACTGCCGATATCGGCATGGCCATGGGCACTGGCACTGCCATCGCCATGGAAGCGGCCGACATCACTTTGATGCAAGGCGATTTGATGCGCGTTGCGGATGCTGTCCGCATGAGCCGCCTGACGGTCCGCAACATCAAGCAAAACCTGTTCTGGGCGCTCGCCTATAACTCGGTCGGCATTCCGATTGCCGCTGCCGGCTTCCTAGCACCTTGGCTCGCAGGCGCAGCGATGGCGTTCAGTTCCGTTTCCGTCGTCATGAACGCATTGCGTTTGCAGCGCGTAAAATTGAATAAATAA
- a CDS encoding NAD(P)/FAD-dependent oxidoreductase, whose amino-acid sequence MKSIIIIGSGIVGASAAYYAVKAGNSVTLIDRADRGQATGAAAGIVCPWISQRRNQAWYRLASNGAAYYPVLIKELEALGEKETGYKQVGIVSIHEESKLDKMEQKARERQAGSPEMGELERLTPEETKAKFPYAGDRYGSLYVSGAARVDGSAIRDALIRSAKRLGAKFIQGDAKLLIEVGQATGVSVNGESLRAERIISAGGAWAAELFKPLGLQLKVVPQKAQILHLQSSESGTGDWPVAMVPFGQYIVPFEDGRIVAGATHENNAGFDAKLTAGGIFHILEKTLDVAPGLAAAEFTGAATGFRPATLSALPFIGQVPGQAQLFAANALGASGLTAGPYLGMQLAKLATGETLDLDVSLYDIEEAFEEIK is encoded by the coding sequence ATGAAATCAATCATCATCATCGGCTCCGGCATCGTCGGGGCAAGCGCAGCATATTATGCGGTAAAAGCAGGGAACAGCGTCACATTGATCGACCGGGCGGACCGCGGCCAGGCGACAGGTGCGGCAGCAGGCATCGTCTGCCCGTGGATCTCGCAAAGGCGCAACCAGGCCTGGTACCGTCTCGCCTCAAACGGCGCCGCCTATTACCCGGTTCTCATTAAAGAACTCGAAGCACTTGGGGAAAAAGAGACCGGCTACAAGCAAGTGGGCATCGTCAGCATCCACGAAGAATCGAAACTCGACAAAATGGAACAGAAAGCGCGCGAACGCCAAGCGGGATCTCCAGAAATGGGCGAACTCGAACGATTGACCCCGGAAGAGACAAAAGCCAAGTTCCCGTATGCCGGCGACCGTTACGGCTCTTTGTATGTCAGTGGGGCGGCGCGTGTCGACGGCAGCGCCATCCGTGATGCGCTTATCCGTTCTGCCAAGCGACTGGGCGCAAAATTCATCCAAGGTGACGCCAAGCTGCTGATAGAAGTGGGGCAGGCAACAGGCGTGTCAGTAAACGGCGAAAGTTTGAGGGCAGAGCGGATTATCTCAGCGGGCGGCGCGTGGGCTGCGGAACTGTTCAAACCGCTCGGGCTTCAATTGAAAGTCGTTCCTCAAAAGGCGCAAATTTTGCATCTGCAGTCTAGTGAGTCCGGGACAGGCGACTGGCCGGTTGCAATGGTGCCTTTCGGCCAATACATCGTGCCGTTTGAAGATGGGCGCATCGTCGCGGGTGCCACCCACGAGAACAATGCCGGCTTTGACGCTAAACTGACCGCCGGCGGCATTTTTCATATCCTGGAGAAAACTTTGGACGTCGCGCCAGGGCTTGCCGCAGCTGAATTCACGGGCGCAGCCACCGGGTTCCGCCCGGCGACACTCAGCGCCTTGCCGTTCATCGGCCAAGTACCGGGGCAAGCGCAGCTTTTCGCCGCCAACGCACTCGGTGCATCAGGGCTTACGGCGGGACCGTATCTCGGCATGCAACTCGCGAAACTCGCCACTGGCGAAACCTTGGATCTCGACGTCAGCTTATATGATATTGAAGAAGCTTTCGAAGAAATTAAATAA
- a CDS encoding metal-sensing transcriptional repressor — translation MSEAIEEIPAPDACRKSHHPPSVKRDLTNRLNRIEGQVRGIKGMVDRDVYCDDIITQLAATQSALNSVTKVLLDGHLKGCVKDRLASGDEEILDELLVTFQKLMRK, via the coding sequence ATGAGTGAAGCAATCGAAGAAATACCAGCCCCTGATGCCTGCAGAAAAAGCCACCATCCCCCTTCGGTCAAGCGGGATTTGACGAACCGGCTGAATCGCATCGAAGGGCAAGTGCGCGGCATCAAAGGCATGGTGGACCGGGATGTCTATTGTGATGACATTATTACGCAATTGGCTGCTACCCAGTCTGCATTGAACAGCGTAACGAAAGTGCTGCTCGACGGCCATTTAAAAGGCTGTGTTAAAGACCGCCTGGCTTCAGGCGATGAAGAGATTCTGGATGAATTGCTCGTCACGTTCCAAAAGTTGATGAGAAAATAA
- a CDS encoding FtsW/RodA/SpoVE family cell cycle protein, producing MQTNKSFSDRFDWSLTFILFLFFIVSLVAISSAQTSGQYLTNFVPRQALFYIVSAGMIAVLMYFDTDQYKKMAYYLYGAGILLLLALMIAPDGQGQIAQPINGAKAWFHTPFVNIQPAEFMKTFYILALAKMISSHHEHHVLSTIKTDLLLLGKIAFMLAVPLGFILLQPDLGTALVFIAITLAIVVVSGISWKIILPSFGGVALIGVTLLWMTLNMQDLLGRFGLKPYMFERIYTWLDPYSYAESGGYNLIAALNAIGSGEVFGKGYQGRQVYVPENHTDFIFTVISEDFGFIGASAVIILFFMLIYHLTKITLQFKDTFSTYVCAGIIAMITFHVFQNIGMTIQLLPITGIPLPFISYGGSSLIGNMLALGVVFSMRFHHKNYMFDRSSQNS from the coding sequence ATGCAAACTAACAAGAGCTTTTCCGATCGCTTCGATTGGTCGCTCACCTTTATATTGTTCCTGTTTTTCATCGTCAGCTTGGTCGCAATCTCTTCTGCCCAGACTTCCGGGCAGTACTTGACCAATTTCGTCCCACGCCAGGCGCTGTTCTACATCGTGTCAGCTGGAATGATCGCGGTATTGATGTACTTCGATACCGACCAATACAAAAAAATGGCGTATTATTTATACGGAGCGGGCATTTTGCTCTTACTCGCCCTTATGATTGCACCGGACGGGCAAGGCCAGATCGCACAGCCGATCAATGGCGCAAAAGCCTGGTTCCATACGCCATTCGTCAATATCCAGCCAGCCGAGTTCATGAAAACCTTCTATATTCTAGCGCTCGCGAAAATGATTTCTTCGCATCATGAACATCATGTGCTGAGCACCATCAAAACCGATTTGCTGCTGCTCGGGAAAATCGCCTTCATGCTCGCGGTGCCACTCGGCTTCATCCTGCTCCAGCCCGACCTTGGAACGGCACTGGTGTTCATCGCCATTACTTTGGCCATCGTGGTCGTCTCCGGGATCTCCTGGAAAATCATCTTGCCAAGCTTCGGCGGTGTCGCGCTCATTGGCGTTACCTTGTTATGGATGACGCTCAATATGCAGGATTTGCTGGGGCGCTTCGGCTTGAAGCCCTATATGTTCGAGCGCATCTACACATGGCTTGATCCATATTCCTATGCAGAGTCAGGGGGCTATAACCTGATCGCTGCCTTGAATGCGATCGGTTCCGGGGAAGTGTTCGGCAAAGGCTACCAAGGCCGCCAAGTATACGTTCCGGAAAACCATACCGATTTCATCTTTACCGTCATCTCGGAAGATTTCGGCTTTATCGGGGCAAGCGCCGTCATTATTTTGTTCTTCATGCTCATTTATCATTTGACGAAAATCACGCTTCAATTCAAGGATACCTTCAGTACTTATGTGTGTGCCGGCATCATTGCAATGATCACGTTCCACGTCTTCCAGAATATCGGCATGACCATCCAATTGCTGCCAATCACCGGGATCCCGCTTCCTTTTATCAGCTACGGGGGCAGCTCCTTGATCGGCAATATGCTCGCACTCGGCGTTGTCTTCAGCATGCGATTCCATCACAAGAATTATATGTTCGACCGCTCTAGCCAAAATTCATAA
- a CDS encoding MFS transporter, whose product MKKTILLLMSVQFFVYLGFGLIIPILPEVIVQQGYADIHVGGLITIYALSSFFTAPLWGRLSDRTGRKKLILVGLAGFALSFFLFSLFLDNLILLYMSRVIGGLFSGALYTAVTGYVADITTDEERNKYMGLLGMSIGLGFIFGPAIGGLLGAVSLSLPFTASAILVLLLMVYASIVLKEPVRKGEAVKRKLVPKGASTLWHYRIRYLFVFSFMVTFLLAGLESTFQLFQIDQIEITPLQLGYLFMASGFVDAAIQGGVVRRVKNGTETQWIIGAQIVTALGLVLLPFTTSLVFAGVALSIFTAGNALARTVLVSLTSKEAGGKYGTAAGMTYSMDNLGRIIGPLFFTWLLTMQSGAIYYLSGGLAIFSIILIVLFKASKKSLRYTEQQTGQTPA is encoded by the coding sequence ATGAAGAAAACCATTTTATTGCTCATGTCGGTCCAGTTTTTCGTCTATCTTGGCTTCGGCTTGATCATCCCGATACTCCCAGAAGTAATCGTCCAACAAGGCTATGCGGATATCCACGTCGGGGGCTTGATTACGATATATGCGCTCTCGTCCTTTTTTACCGCGCCATTATGGGGCAGATTATCTGACCGTACCGGCCGCAAAAAACTGATCTTGGTCGGGCTTGCCGGCTTCGCCCTCAGTTTTTTCCTGTTTTCGCTGTTTCTCGATAATCTTATCCTGCTATACATGTCGCGCGTTATCGGCGGCTTGTTCTCAGGTGCACTTTATACAGCGGTTACGGGATATGTCGCAGACATCACGACAGATGAAGAACGCAATAAATACATGGGCCTTCTCGGCATGTCGATCGGGCTCGGCTTTATTTTCGGGCCGGCGATCGGCGGCTTGCTCGGCGCGGTCTCCTTGTCCTTGCCGTTTACCGCTTCAGCTATCCTTGTGCTGTTATTGATGGTCTATGCAAGCATCGTCTTGAAAGAACCGGTGCGCAAAGGAGAAGCGGTCAAACGCAAGCTAGTGCCAAAAGGCGCCAGTACGCTTTGGCATTACCGCATCCGTTATTTGTTCGTATTCTCTTTCATGGTGACGTTCCTTCTCGCAGGTTTGGAATCAACGTTCCAATTGTTCCAGATTGACCAAATTGAAATCACCCCGCTCCAGCTCGGCTATTTGTTCATGGCCTCAGGCTTTGTGGATGCCGCGATTCAAGGCGGTGTTGTCCGCCGCGTGAAAAACGGAACGGAGACGCAGTGGATCATCGGCGCACAAATTGTCACCGCTTTAGGCTTGGTGCTGTTGCCGTTTACGACCAGCTTGGTGTTTGCCGGCGTCGCACTCAGCATCTTCACTGCAGGCAACGCCTTGGCGCGCACTGTACTCGTCTCGCTCACTTCGAAAGAAGCAGGCGGCAAATATGGGACAGCGGCTGGCATGACCTATTCGATGGACAATCTCGGGCGCATTATCGGCCCGCTGTTTTTCACTTGGCTACTCACCATGCAATCCGGCGCCATCTATTATCTTTCCGGCGGATTGGCCATTTTCAGCATCATCTTGATCGTCCTGTTCAAAGCTTCCAAAAAATCGTTGCGCTATACAGAACAACAAACCGGCCAGACCCCGGCATAG
- a CDS encoding MFS transporter, which translates to MNEVGKIKQATYHLYTFTISKLISTFGSSVYAFGISLYVLALTGSAASFAINLICSILPRTLFAPYAGYVADNYPKKAVVLLSQAASVLSVGGLLLYSMSNGLSLAAIYTATALISVSSMFTSVAFSSSIANLIDPERIQKAMGYNQSALAIATIGGPVIGGMLFGFVSMNVFLLIQVIAYALAAALEATMNFRLYTRRVETESAEDKQGVWQGMKEGAAYLRKNRVITVIVTTAVGLNFFFSALMIGLPFIAVQQLKVEATHFGFIEAMIALGMLLASIYFSVRKEVKFPLQFSKRAIMIMSLLLAAVSLPLVAGLSYWGNVIYLLFLMLAFGISNVFVNTPIGVMMQKDVDEEYRGRVFGILESMAMAMMPLGYLLFGLLYDLVPAQYVLWACSLCLLILTAYSMRPAIIREAYPELAEKPFDKVLS; encoded by the coding sequence ATGAACGAAGTGGGTAAAATCAAACAGGCTACGTACCATCTGTATACGTTCACCATCAGCAAATTGATTTCCACATTTGGCAGTTCGGTATACGCATTCGGCATCAGCCTCTACGTCCTGGCTTTGACCGGTTCCGCCGCCAGTTTCGCCATCAACTTAATCTGCAGCATCCTGCCCCGGACTTTATTTGCGCCTTATGCCGGCTACGTCGCGGATAATTACCCGAAAAAAGCCGTGGTGCTGCTGTCTCAGGCAGCGAGCGTCTTATCCGTCGGCGGGCTTTTGCTCTACAGTATGTCAAACGGCCTGTCGCTTGCGGCAATCTACACGGCGACTGCATTGATTTCCGTCAGTTCCATGTTTACCAGCGTCGCCTTTTCATCTTCCATCGCCAATTTAATCGACCCGGAACGCATCCAAAAAGCGATGGGTTATAACCAATCGGCATTAGCCATCGCCACAATCGGAGGGCCAGTCATCGGCGGCATGCTGTTCGGCTTTGTGTCGATGAACGTTTTCCTGCTGATCCAAGTGATCGCCTACGCACTTGCTGCGGCACTCGAAGCGACGATGAACTTCCGGCTCTATACAAGACGCGTCGAAACGGAGTCTGCAGAAGACAAGCAGGGCGTCTGGCAGGGCATGAAAGAAGGTGCTGCCTACCTGCGGAAAAACCGTGTCATCACCGTCATCGTCACAACGGCTGTCGGATTGAATTTTTTCTTCTCCGCATTGATGATTGGCTTGCCGTTCATCGCCGTCCAGCAATTAAAAGTGGAAGCGACGCATTTTGGCTTCATTGAAGCGATGATTGCGCTCGGCATGCTGCTGGCATCGATTTATTTCTCGGTGCGCAAGGAAGTCAAATTCCCGCTGCAATTTTCCAAACGTGCCATTATGATCATGTCGCTGTTGCTTGCGGCGGTCTCACTGCCACTGGTCGCTGGCTTGTCCTATTGGGGCAATGTCATCTACCTGCTCTTCCTGATGCTGGCGTTCGGCATCTCCAATGTCTTCGTCAACACGCCAATCGGGGTCATGATGCAAAAAGATGTCGACGAAGAATATCGTGGCCGCGTCTTCGGAATCCTGGAATCGATGGCGATGGCCATGATGCCGCTTGGCTATTTGCTGTTCGGCTTGCTCTATGACCTGGTGCCGGCGCAATACGTGTTATGGGCTTGCAGCCTGTGCCTATTGATCTTGACGGCTTACAGCATGCGCCCGGCCATCATTCGCGAAGCTTATCCCGAGCTTGCGGAAAAGCCATTTGATAAAGTATTGTCCTGA
- a CDS encoding helix-turn-helix domain-containing protein, with amino-acid sequence MATLGERIKQIRKEQGLTLQALAGDELSKGMLSLIENNKANPSMESLSYIAERLGIDRTELLQEIPTAELRALLDEIEDKRRNVSGTSEEMVAGYEEIADRIHPYVEKLPFRYESARLLEIYSRCCYHSKRYDWKPAFDRAEAIYEQLHLINSIADLHMFRALMKFTEHHYAEALSTLQESRKLIQEQTGSLDPLKKLDFDYYESILYSATGDKENARRMMEEAISYSKKQQIFYQINALYRLAGFEALLAGDIERKDYYVGKLKLFAEFSEDPEIGAYATAIEIHYLNSFTHEYEKADQLLEKMRQLLDEEDFYFLEKGKVLFGMGRIEEALDCFKQHRMNLFIHHPYDLSMHYEKEAYMALIYEQLGDHEQAKIYAQQAKELIEPMPDLPYKQFILETHRKIFGKAD; translated from the coding sequence ATGGCAACTTTGGGGGAACGCATTAAACAAATACGAAAAGAGCAAGGCCTGACTTTGCAGGCGCTTGCCGGAGATGAGCTGTCGAAGGGCATGCTCAGTTTGATCGAGAACAACAAAGCGAATCCGTCGATGGAGAGCCTTTCCTATATTGCGGAGCGGCTTGGAATCGATCGAACCGAATTGCTCCAGGAGATACCGACCGCGGAGCTTCGCGCTTTGCTCGATGAAATTGAAGACAAGCGCCGGAACGTTTCGGGCACTAGCGAAGAAATGGTGGCAGGCTATGAGGAGATTGCAGATCGCATCCACCCTTATGTTGAGAAATTGCCGTTTCGCTACGAATCGGCGCGGCTGCTTGAAATCTATAGCCGCTGTTGTTATCACTCGAAACGTTACGATTGGAAACCGGCGTTCGATCGTGCTGAAGCGATATATGAACAACTGCATTTAATTAATTCCATCGCTGACCTTCATATGTTTCGTGCGCTGATGAAATTCACTGAACATCATTACGCAGAAGCCTTATCCACATTGCAGGAATCTCGTAAATTAATCCAAGAACAAACTGGCAGCCTTGATCCATTAAAGAAACTGGATTTCGATTATTATGAGTCCATCCTGTATTCCGCTACTGGAGATAAGGAAAATGCCCGCCGGATGATGGAAGAAGCTATCTCCTATTCCAAGAAACAGCAGATTTTCTATCAGATTAATGCGCTCTACAGGTTAGCAGGCTTTGAAGCGCTTCTTGCTGGTGATATAGAGCGCAAGGATTATTACGTCGGCAAGCTTAAACTTTTTGCCGAGTTTTCAGAGGATCCTGAAATTGGAGCCTATGCCACTGCCATCGAAATCCATTATTTGAATTCGTTCACCCATGAATACGAAAAAGCCGACCAGCTGCTCGAAAAAATGCGCCAATTGCTAGATGAAGAGGATTTTTACTTCTTGGAAAAAGGCAAGGTACTTTTCGGCATGGGTCGGATCGAGGAAGCACTAGACTGTTTCAAACAACACCGCATGAACCTTTTCATTCACCACCCTTATGATTTATCGATGCATTACGAAAAAGAAGCCTATATGGCCTTGATTTATGAACAATTAGGCGATCATGAGCAAGCGAAAATCTATGCACAACAAGCCAAAGAATTGATCGAACCAATGCCGGACCTCCCGTATAAACAGTTCATCTTGGAGACGCACCGGAAAATCTTTGGCAAGGCGGACTGA
- a CDS encoding SDR family oxidoreductase produces the protein MKDKVEKVPAQHQERQPGFENEMKPHPDFQGNLAGASQRLPGKAALITGGDSGIGRAIAVAFAKEGADVAIAYLDEHEDAEETKQLVEKEGRKCLLIAGDIGDEAFCKQVIAQVIEGFGKLDVLVNNAAEQHVQESLRDITAEQLEKTFRTNIFSMFHLTKAALDHLKPGASIINTTSITAFRGEPSLIDYSSTKGAILAFTRALSGSLAKEGIRVNGVAPGPIWTPLIPASFSAEDVEGFGSGTPLGRPGQPDELAPGYVYLASDDSSYVTGQVLHINGGTPY, from the coding sequence ATGAAAGACAAAGTGGAAAAAGTGCCGGCGCAGCATCAGGAGCGCCAGCCTGGATTTGAGAATGAAATGAAACCGCACCCAGATTTCCAGGGGAATCTGGCAGGGGCTTCGCAGCGTTTGCCTGGCAAAGCCGCTCTCATAACCGGAGGCGATAGCGGAATCGGCCGAGCCATCGCCGTCGCTTTTGCAAAAGAAGGGGCAGACGTCGCGATTGCCTATCTGGATGAACACGAAGATGCCGAGGAAACGAAGCAGCTCGTCGAAAAAGAGGGGCGCAAGTGCCTGCTCATCGCTGGAGACATAGGCGATGAGGCGTTTTGCAAACAAGTTATTGCGCAAGTAATCGAGGGATTTGGGAAACTCGATGTGCTGGTCAACAATGCCGCAGAGCAGCATGTACAGGAATCGCTAAGGGATATCACGGCAGAGCAGCTGGAAAAAACCTTCCGCACTAATATCTTCAGCATGTTCCACCTGACAAAAGCCGCACTGGACCATTTGAAACCTGGCGCATCGATCATCAATACCACATCGATTACCGCATTCCGCGGCGAGCCAAGCCTAATCGATTATTCGTCAACCAAAGGCGCAATTCTGGCATTCACCCGAGCCTTGTCCGGATCGCTCGCAAAAGAAGGCATCCGGGTCAATGGCGTGGCACCCGGCCCGATTTGGACGCCGCTCATTCCAGCTTCTTTTTCGGCGGAAGATGTCGAAGGCTTCGGAAGCGGCACGCCGCTCGGACGGCCCGGGCAACCCGATGAACTGGCGCCAGGGTATGTATACTTGGCTTCCGACGATTCATCCTACGTCACCGGTCAAGTCCTCCATATAAACGGAGGCACGCCATATTAA
- the copZ gene encoding copper chaperone CopZ — protein MKEQVHLQVSGMSCQHCVKSVEDSVGALSGVEKVDVSLEQGAVDVTYDSANVDVAQIASAIEDQGYDVAALSE, from the coding sequence ATGAAAGAACAAGTCCATTTGCAAGTAAGCGGCATGAGCTGCCAACATTGTGTAAAATCCGTAGAAGACAGCGTCGGCGCACTTTCTGGCGTCGAAAAAGTAGATGTTTCACTTGAACAAGGCGCAGTGGATGTCACATATGACAGCGCGAATGTCGATGTGGCTCAAATCGCCTCAGCTATCGAAGATCAAGGCTATGATGTAGCAGCATTGAGCGAATAA
- a CDS encoding DUF5658 family protein — protein MSKQLTTPLKKPIWTLIVLNLADGFLTYWGLLAGAIEEANPLLSGLPPFAIFILKVLLSACLAAFLFTPLVRLESRIWRYFLLVTNFLYISILSLHIIWIVLLYL, from the coding sequence ATGTCTAAGCAATTGACAACGCCGCTAAAGAAACCGATCTGGACATTGATTGTATTGAATTTAGCGGACGGCTTTTTGACTTATTGGGGGCTATTGGCAGGAGCGATTGAAGAAGCGAATCCCTTGCTTAGCGGATTGCCGCCGTTTGCGATCTTTATACTTAAGGTGTTGTTATCTGCTTGTCTTGCCGCGTTCCTCTTTACCCCGCTTGTGCGGCTTGAGTCGCGGATCTGGCGCTATTTTCTCTTGGTAACTAATTTTTTATATATCAGCATATTATCGCTCCACATCATTTGGATCGTTTTGTTATATCTATAG
- a CDS encoding Lmo0850 family protein, which produces MIKNGEIRNIVSNLAKLGVQATITKSRVELSKTLALPQPTQASSHSS; this is translated from the coding sequence ATGATTAAAAATGGAGAGATCCGCAACATTGTATCGAATCTGGCAAAACTTGGCGTCCAAGCGACGATAACAAAATCCCGTGTTGAGCTCAGCAAAACCCTGGCATTGCCGCAACCTACGCAAGCCTCATCGCATTCTTCATAA